CTGAAAACAAGGTTGGAGATAATATCTCAACCTTTATAACTCAGATACCTTTATAATCACCCTGGAATGACCCTTATCACTATAACACTGGATGTCAGTAATTACCTAACTTAGAGTATGTCCATAATCCTTGCAGTAAATGAGCAAAAGACAGATGCAAGCTTCATCAGATATGCCTTTAAGTGCTTGTATTGCAAGACACTAAGGATACTTGTTTTAAGCTATATGGATATCCTGAATGGTTTAAAGAGAAAAACAAGGAGAAGGTTGTTGCTGTATCACAGTAATATGAGTCTCCTCTTGATCTCATGAAGCCCAGAAATGATGAACTATCAAACATTTTATAAGTGCAGCATGAAATCCTGAAGTATATGAAGACCCAGCATGGTACCTCAAGTGTGAATGAAGCTGGTTGTGTTGCCTTTAATgattttgcaggttctgaaacaatTTGCTACTCTAATAATCATAAGATTAATGATAGATACAGGAGTTACAACCCATATGTACTATGATTTTTCTCTGTTCACTGAACCCACTAACCTGAATATCAACTGTTTTATCAAATTTTCCAATGGCAAACACCTACTGATTCCATACCCCTTAAACTTAACTTTATCCTTCATAATGTTTTGTTTACTCCTAACTTCAAATATAATTTGCCTTCAATAAGCAAATTAACACAAGACTCAAACATCACAGTTCTGTTCACTAATACCTATTGCATTTTGCAGGACTTTCAGACCAGTAAAGCATTAGCTACTGGAACCCTACAAGATGGCTTATACAAGTTGGATTCTCAGCCCAAAAGGAGTTATCTACATATATGGAAACTACCTCTACTAAATAAAATTTGCAGAACATCCAGCAAAGATGAAAATACTTTTTAACATGCCAGGATGGGTTATTCCTCAAATACCAAGCTTTATCATATTCCTGAGATACATGTAAATAGTGATCCAACTGTGTGTGAGATATGCCTTTGACTAAGCAACAAAGACTTATATCTACCTCTATGCTTGAATTAATGCATATTGACTTGTAGGGACTTTACACTTTACACACAATCTGTGACACTAAATATGTTCTTATTGTGGTAGATAACTTCTTTATAGTAACTTGGACTTTcttattaagaaataaaattaaagtttttgaTACTTTACATGACTTCATAATGATGGGACAAAACAGTTTCAGAAAATAATCATAAGGTCTGGAACAGAATTTGTAAATAAATTGTGTgctcaattttttaaaagaaaatatattttgcaTCAAAAAATATATCCATACACACCATAACAATGGTGAGTAGAGAGGAAATACAAGCAACTTGCATTGCTAGAATTCTTATGTTCCAATCACAGTTGCCAAAATATTTTTGAAGAGAATCAATTTTAACGGTCACACATCTCATAAATATTACACCAAAttctattttgaattaaaaaactcctcatgaaattttatttggAAAAAGATCAAATTATTTACATATTAAAGTATTTGATAGTTTATACTTCGTCATAAATCCAAAATCTTATCAAGTACAAAAGCATGGCTTTCACCGTTTGTGAGCTTAGATGGATAAAAGATATATtgcataaatttaatattaaacctCACGACTAAGCACTTCAACATTGATTGTCACATCGTGCAAAAACTGCTCAAACTGAGGTTTCATTCAGCCTCTACACATAGCCTCTCGCCTTCAGATCGCATACTTGTCCACCAAATCCTTGGGAGCATCACAATTCAATTTACTTCTGCGCAAGATGGGACTTCTGGACATCTCTTCATCTCCCTCTTGAGAGGGGGTGTTGAGAATACTAAAATTGTGTGTTTTACGAATAAAACGGAGCACTTCACTAAAGCAGTAAGATGTTGCGTTTTGGGCTACAAAGAACCCAACGCCGTTTCATAATTCTTCTCTTTGCTTCCAGAAGAATGATTGACGTGATTTATTCCTCTCTTAGCTCTCACAGCTATATAATGAGCTATCCTTTTTGTTGTAATTTCTTCTAGGTCATTCTTTGCTGTGATTCTTTCTAGAGTGTTCATAAGAATTGTATATATGAGAAAAATTCCTTCTCTCCATTTTTCTGTTCTTTGTTATTTTACAATGATCTTTAACACAAGGAaccaaaaattaaagaaaatctgCAAGAGCATAGAAAGAGCAGAACATAcatacttatttttaatattgtaaaattttttaattttttataaatattttaaatataataatgataaacCTATTACCGTCTTATTTGTAATGCATTTTAATTTTCTCAATATAAAATAACATCAATTTGAAATTTATCTTTTCAAAAGATAAAcctcatataaataaataatcccGCATAAGATTTTGATCTATTCATATATTCTATCCTAAAAGAAAATCCGCCGTTTAGGGAAGTGTGATATGATTGACCATTCCATTATTATAGCATGGCAACGGCATTTGGTTCTCTAGAACCTCGCTGGAATGCCAAATCAAACGTTTGACCAAACCGAGTCCTATGCACGCATTTGTCCTAACGAATACCTTATAAATGAAAAACTATATCTCTATTTCTCTATACTTCCAAGAAGATACCATGTGATGATCTTACCATAAAACTGACAATGACAATGACAAGACTAAGCAAAAATCCAACTTTTACGATTCAAATTAAACGGATTAATCaactaaatatattatttccTTTACCTCTTCAACTTTGGTTAATTcttggccatgtctataataaTCCAAATATATCGCTTGCAAAACCCACCGACGGTGGATAATTATGTCACCCTCCCTTTTCCCACATATCCAATTCCAATTAAAAATCTTTTTGTTAACTAAACATTATTGCTTTAAGcagaattattaatattattattattatttcatttcatattatgtttaattaaaaacaaatcgttgtttaattgaaaatatttttgttataatttaGAGATCCGAgggaattcaaataaaaaagctAAATCGATTGAGGGAGAACTatgcatttttcttttctcaatcGTAATCCACCTCTGAGGTTAGCACGCTGGACATCGGAATGCGGAAGCTGCTATTTCTCGCAATGCTTATCCATTGGAGGGGTCCAGTTATCCCCACACCATCATTactttttgcatgaaaatatatCAAGGATAATATTATCCCAATCCATCAACCCTTGCTTAATGGGAGTATAAAAAAGTTGATGTAATCcttctaattatatatatatatatatatatatatatcacacCAACAAACAATGtcttgatttttcttttaaaggcttttttcttaattattactgtttaagacaattaataattttaataatgattaatggaaaatataaattttatgaaaagttgataattttattagagTCCGTAATTGTTAACAAATTACATAAAccaaaattaattactaatctgAAGCAACAAGAAAACTTATACATGATggattttttaacaaaaaaaaaaataacaacagAAATTATTTGTGATGGTGGAATTTGAGTTTTCCCCTTGTGTAGATTTCACATGACTTTCTTAGAAATTTCTAATAAAAAGGAATTCTCATATTCACACCACACcaaacttaaatttaattatactgTAGTAACCCTTTTTTCAGCATCGCTCCCTTTCTATACCGGACATCTCAAatcacacacacatatatatatatataaatgtcttTTTTGCCACGATATTTTCTTATTGGAGCTGCTTATTTTTGAGAGATCAAACATAGAGATGGGAAACAGCATAGGCAGAGGAAGGAAGGCAAAGGTGATGAAGATTGACGGTGAAACGTTCAAGTTAAAGACTCCAGCGAGGGCATGTGACGTCGTCAAGGACTACCCAGGACATGTGCTTCTGGATTCGGAGGCCGTTAAGCATTTTGGTGTCCGTGCCAAACCATTAGATTCTGAACAGGAACTAAAgccaaagaaaatatatttcctGGTAGAATTGCCCAAGTTTCCTGAAGAGAAAAACACAAGCAGGAACACCAGGAGGGTACGCTCTGGAATTTACATGAGTGCTAAGGACAGGCTTGAGTGCCTGATGCTGTCTCGGAGATCTGTTTCTGACCTTTCTATTGCTAGATCGTTGTCTACTCAAGTTCCTGATGGGCCTTCTCCGGTCCGGCTGAAAATGAGGCTTCCTAAGGCTCAAGTTGAAAAACTGGTCGAGGAGAGCAAAGACGAATCAGAGGTGGCTGAAAAGATTGTTGATCTTTTCTTGGGAAATTCCGGCGAAATTAATGGCCGCGATGCTGACCGAAGGGAAGGTCAATGGAGGCCAGAACTTGGTAGCATAGGAGAGAATTTGAAGCCACGTGAGGTATGGATGGTTTCTTTGAACTTGATCAATTTAATCCAACCTGTCTTGCTTGCTCATCTTGTACACATACATGGCCGTCAATTAAGAGAAACTTAATCAATTGATAATGGTAATATACTAAGAAGGTTCTATGTTAAATTGCATCTCATAACTGGTACTCAGAGCTTATTACCAACTTGTTGCCACATCTTAGGAATAGGGAGATTTTTACAAGTAGCCATAATTTATCCAAGTTAAAATGTTTAAAGAAAAGAGTTGTCTCCAATATGTATATATGTAATTATACAGAGTATAATTAAGTATTATGTGTGCGTAATTATATATGTATGCTTTGAGAAATGGCAAGCATTCTGGGTAATGAAGATGACATAATTCCTACTCTCAACCTCCTTAAATCATAACAATGGACACAATTTGACAATCAAAGAAATGGGGGTTAAGTCAAATCCTAGTGCCTAAATTATGGCACAATTTATGGCATGAATCATCATTTTATAGGTACAAGTGGGTCACATTTCTTTGGGAAATACAACAATTTTTATGAAACGTTACAACCACCAAGTGTTTGGTTGTCCTTTGTGCCAGAATCAGAAAGTGACCTACAAACATCATGCTCTTAGGGAAATTCCCCTGATTAGCAACTAATTACAAAGTACTTGAAAGCATTGTTAACCCTCTGTtttgtttatataaattttgcaGAAGCGAGTGAGTTTTAGTCCAGAAGGAGGAGAAATCAGATTAGGAGTAGCCTCCCATTAGCACTGATCATAAAGATTCAAGAGAAGGGCAGAATTGAGCATTTTTCAAGCATGCTTGTTATGTCACCGAATCCACATGTACATGTATATCCATTCTCATAGATATAGAAATCTGGAAAAATGTCCTAACCAAGGAAAAATCTTTCGAGAAATCGCCCAGTTGACTCGTTCTCATTCTGGGCTATGGTTCTGTTCTGCATCTCTCatttgttttattaaaaaaaagcatctctcttttgtttatttattttttttaattaacctTAGGCCTTGTACACCTGTGTTAATTAGTAATCAAATTTTTTTTCCATTGTTGAGAAAAAAATTCGCGTCATTTGTGTTCCATCTTATACGAGGTACTAATTACTAGAGGTGGGTAAATTCAACATCTCTGCTCTGCATCAAGAAATTGGCCCACTAGCCAGAAacaaccgaaccgaatcgaaatataaGCTACCTTTggctgaaaaaaattattattttatatttctaattTAGCAAGAAATACAAATAGAGTTTGTGCTCAAATCGAATACGTATcgaattttacatttttttaaaaaatgatttcAGTGGCAGGGGTCTGGGCCAAGTGTTGTGCATGGACTGACCCAATAACTCTAGTCCCAAGGTCCAACCAAGCGCAATAAACTGACACCACCAGTCCCCAACAAGAACCTCAGcagcaaaataaaattaaaaaaaaaaaaaaaaaagacgacCCTCGGTCAAAATATTCCGACGATAAATTAGTGTTAAAATGAAATGGCTATCTTAACCAAGAGTTAAAAGTGAATCTTCTAAAACAGGAaggaattttaaaaaaacagaAGGGAAAttcatcttttaatttaaataaattctacaAAAATATACATAGAAAATGAATTGAAGGTGTAGACGCACGTACGAAATATTCCATTACAAAATTGTATATTATTAAGTTATTGAGCAGCAGCAGGCAATTTGAGATAGTAGACGATGGCCAACCAAGTTCTGCAGACTGCAGCTGTGGCATGGCAAGCACATGCTTATGACGGACCTGACCGTATGCAAAGTTGCTTTGTCAATTACAGCAAACTGCAATGACTTCTGTTTATAAATTAAGCGAAATTCGCGCATCCATCTCCAGGATCATTGCTAATATTGTTTTACATAACTTTCAGTATAATAACATATAACCTCAAAAGATATATAAACAAATCCCTTCAACTTCTTTAAAAGATGAACTTTATAATTGAACTCATTTGACAAGTAACAAAATAGCATCATTGTATTGCTTGTACGAagcaatattattaaatttcatattttcaaGACCAACAGACACTGATAAAACACACCCAAGCTCAAGTAAGACACGTGTGCTTGCTTAggaaataaaaaaagagaagaagaagatggttgCGTGATCATAAGAAAGCATTAAATGGGTATTGCAGTGGTGACCGAAGGATAAATAACGGTAGCTGGATGGGCCATGATCCTGCGTCCACTCCTGTGTCTAAACAGGTAAACAAAAGCACCCACAGGCCATTCCACGATCGCCGCTGCAGCAAACGCCAAGAACCCAAGAGTTGGGCCGACCACCTTGCATCGACAAGGGTTGGCAGTCGTTCCACATTGGATACATACAGGAATCCCAGCCATATTGTTggatgaaaagaaaatattactGCAACAAGACTAAGGCTCCAAAGgacgaaaagaaaagaagagattaGTGAGAACTGTAGAGACagaaataagagagaaatagaGAAGATAGCTTGCACGGTTCAACCAAAGGCCAACTTCAATCTGCTAAGAAACTGTCAATTCACTTGTTAATATATAGAGATGACCGATGAGAAGAGAAGGTGACAAGCAAGGCTGTGAGGGTCGGTGACAGTGATACGTGTTGTCACCAGAGAAAACCGAAGTGTACACGTGTTGTGTCCGCTCAGGTCAAGGAATGACACGTTTgcagctctttttttttttctattgtaAAATGTTTTGGGTCATCGGTCTATTTAATGGGAGGCCCAGCATTACATCTGGTTCAACTTAACCTAAAGGCCAATCACTAAATAAAGACTGGTTAACTGGCCCTGTTCATTTGGAATAGCAGACAGCTGATGGCTGTGCAGGTGGGCTTGGGCGTACAAATGTCTCTGTGGTCTATTGTCATTCATTAGAGACGAGAGTTGCCCAGATCATCTGGACCATTCTCGAATCCATCACTCTTCATTCATTTCATGAAGGTTTTATTCAAGTGCTGTACATAGATAACTTCCACACATTGgctaaaaaaaatattccaCAACAATATTCCTCAGCTCAGCTCAGCTGGCTGCTTGGTTGGGAGAATTCATTCTGCTACTAAAGAATGGTTCATTGCCTTCAATTAAAAAGTTTTTGCTTTTTCATCTTTTTACCAAGGGCATATGATTCGCTTTTTGtctttgaaatatatatatatattattacttGGAGCAATCCTTATTAGCTTGTCTTAACAGACACCATTCTAAAAGAAAAGCTGTAAAATCAAATTatccttatttttttaatttttttttttcacttggaAAAACGCATTTTCACATAATTAGATTATTcctgattgaaaaaaaaaaaaattgctgttCCACTCTTTTATCACCCACTTTCATAACTTGATTTTTGATAGGGTGAGATTATAGTTAATTGATATTGGTGATCAGATTCTGTTATTACTTTGGCATCCAGCAGTAGTTGGTTGGAAAGTGATCGCATACACTTATTTGATTAGGAAAAGCTTAGCCTATATGCTAAGCAACTTATCTCATCTTATCAttaatttttgctttatttttgttttgcaTTATATGCATATGGTAGGTTTAATTACCTGATAATTGGTTGATAGACATGCTGAGTATTATAGTATCAGATACATAAATTTCAAAGATTAATTCAGTTAGCAATgaatttactcttttttttttttattgattataataaaactttaattaaaaaaaatataatttagacACGAAAACATTGTTTTGAGAGACAACTGAAAGCCAAAAGTTGAATGAAACAGCTAGAAGAATAATACCAGCCTAGCACTATCAAATATTTTGTCATAGAATCGAcacgattttaaaaaaaaaatagtaaataagaaaaagaaaaaaccatAACTTTTTACCTCTAATTAAATTAGCCAACAAACCCCTTGCATGCCTAACCTgtataatgaaagaaaaagagaaagaagaagaagaagaagaagaagagaaatagGGTCCCCTACATTTACGACATCCACATGCAATTCGCTTTCAAGACATTGCAAACACATTCAGCTTTGCGTTTCTCGAAATAACTAAATTTACCTAACCACCTAATAACTCTGCCTCTGCCTGTGTCTTTGTGCACTGTCCATGCACCCCCCCCCCCCAGGCCCCAACGTATGATGCCTTAACCTCTTTTATAACCCTGCCTCTCTCCTCGCCTCTCCTCTTTCAAGCTTCATAGCTTCACTTCTCCATGAACCCTCAGATGCTTCTCatggctcttcttcttttcttcattttatttGCAGTTCCAAGCTGTGCTATTGTGACCAACAACCTTGACCAAGCGTTAGTGCCCCAAGAACCAGATACTGGAATAAAGTGTGAATCATGCCCTTGTGTTAACCCATGTGCCCTTctgcctcctcctcctcctccaccaccaaagTCCTCATACTGTCCTCCTCTGCCTCCTCCACCGCCAAGGTTCATTTATGTGACCGGTGTGCCTGGGAATTTTTATGTAACTGATTCTTATGATAATTGGAATTTTTACAGCGCTGCTACACAGAATGCTGTTGCAAAGTTGCTGCTTTTGGCTGGGTTTGGAGCTCTACTCTTTGTCATAATCTGATGATCATAATAATTTGTGGTTAAGTCTCTCTCTCTTAATTAGGTCTAGTTCTTGGTTTAATTAGACCATAATATTGTTTTAATATCAAAAGAATCTTCTTCCATTTAAATGTTTATCATATTTATCCAGTATATCAAGCAGGTAAActtataatatttcattttttttaatttcttcaaTACTAATTTCGCCCACCACTTAATTTTTACCaaaactaaaaagaaaattcttattatttattacttatattttatttgattcaaatcgGTAATGGAGGTAAACTTTTCAATAACTTACTAGATGATGGAAAGTAAGGAAATAGATGCTTTCAACTTTTCACAAGTTTTGTCACATGCACTTTTAGTTCAGTGCACTCATGCGCACTTGATCAGGTTCTTACGAAATTATAGCCTCTCAAGTTTAGTTGATTGAGAAGTTTGACTGGTTTTGCCTTGTTTTGGTTTCATCAACAGCTCCCAACTAGTGTATGTAAGAATAATAATCCCACACATAAGGGTCCTGTAAAGCACTCTCTGTCTAATCTTTACGATAACATTTTTATCACTACGGTGTTAGACATTCCGAATTTTATCAGTACGGTGTTCTACATTCCGAACTCAATAAATGGAATAAGTCAAGCAAAAATATCAATCAAATAGATACAATTTTAACATGtttaaaaactcaaaatttttaattaaattatttcaactAAACAAaatcttaattattattatttttctgcaTACATTTCTATAACTAACAAGTAGTTAGGACCTATATCCGTTAGTGGGTATGAGATTGGTTCAATATATTTGGGATTGATATCTTTTGCGTTATTACACTATCAAATTTTTAATACACccatttaatttaatgaaaacGAAATCTGTCTTGAGCAACGAATCAGAGGGTTCCAAAACACACTATCATAGTATTATCAGCTTAATTGATCAGTCAATTGCAAATAAAAATCAGTCAGTTTATCAAACTTGATTATATActttactttcttttcttttcaacttAAATGCCTAATGGATGAGTGGAtgtatagaaattaattaagcATAAAAGAAGTTTATcatgttttatatatattaaaaaaaaaaaccttaatgAAATAATTGGCCACAAATTGCAATTATGGATTTAGAAATTTGACTTCAATTTAACTTTGAAACTCTAAACAAATTGAGGGTGGGGTAAGGGTGGCATAAAGAAATTGGTGCGTATTTATGGATGGGGGCAATTATTTTGGAGGGAGTAGGTGGGAGCTTGAGTCAGTGATGGCCACTGCTGTCTGCTGGAGCCAGGAGGCTGCAAGTGTGATAAATGAAGCTTCCCTTGCTTCCAAATCATACTGACTACTGCTCTACAACTCCGGAGGATTGGGCAGGCCCCTCTTATCTGCCACACTAACTAAATGATTTATTCTAACATGTTTGCAATTGTTAATCCAATCTCAAATGAGTCTGCTCTCATTTAGGGAATCTTATCTTTGAACTCGTTTATTAACTTTACCTTTCCGTTCAAAATTCTAATAACTTACAAAAGGGacttcaaatcaacatatatcatggacTAGCAATGGATGTGAAAGTTGCCAATTGCTCAACAAAATCATTGGTCTgcaattttaatagaaaatgaGTCGCTTTCTCCTATATATTTGGTAACTCTGGCTTGGCTGAATGGCTGTGCCTGTAACATAGATCTTCATTCCCCATTTGTTGAGCAACAAACAGGTTTCTATTAAATTAATGATGGCTTTTCCTAAGGACATATTATTACTCTGCCTAGTATTgtttttctccttctccttatCCTCTTAAAGTGCAAGATGTATTAAGTGTAGTGTATTTATAAACTTAACCTGATAATaagtgtatttaaataaatttaagagattttaaattttatttttttaatttttaattttcagttaaaATATTAAGTGTAGTTATATTATAAGTGAAAcagttaaatattaattattaattttaataaaatttaaataaaatttatcataatcatctataataataaaattaaaaattatcaatgaaaatatataatccATTGGGGTATATTCCAGTATACGAATCTCATCAACTCCTCTATAACCCttaaatttatagaaatttaattcaattgacttttttttatattttttttatttgaaataaaaaaataattttttttaatttaaaaaatttccatttaaaattgcaaaaaattttataagaatttattaaatttttttttttttacaaaataatttagtaaaagTTTCTTTAATTTAAAGCCCGGCTCTGCCGTCAACCATCCCCCATTCCCCATCTTTGTCTTCgaccttttttcttttgttatgTTTCTTGTGCTTGTCTTTGATTTTTACTTCTACAGTGCTGTTCATGTTCTTGGTTTTAGTCTCCTTTCTTCGAGTGTTTAGTACCTAGCATGTGTCAGTACTTCTGTTGGGCGTTCAGAGGTCTTGGACAGGCTTGCATGTTGCAGTTGGCTTCCCTTGCAAATGAACTTCAAGGGGCAGTAGGAGAAAGGGTGCCCGTTGTGCCACGCTTAGTTCCCGGCTAGTCCAGCTCTAGCCCAAGTCCTCGCTGTCATAGTATTGTGGTTCAGTTTTATCCATCTCATCTGGATCTTGTCGTTGAAAGGGTAGCTTGAGCACAGCATGTGGTGTTGGCTATCCTTGCTGACGTCGATGATGAATGAACTCCCGGCCACAGACCAGGTGCTCTTAAAGCTGTACAGCTGCTAGAGATGGGGGGTTTTAGGTTACCCGTTGGGCATCGAGTCTGCACCTTTATCGGGTTAAGGATTAATAATTCATCTAATGAAAtatccttttttaaaaaattgaatgtaCCGTGTACAGCAGCAAATTTGGCATAACTTATATTATGAATACacaagaataaaattaaaaagagccCCAAAGATTGTAGTtttaccccccccccccccccccatccACCCAAGCAATCAGTTCTACCATATAACTAGTTTTTCTAACATGTAATTGCACTGATTGCAAATAGGAAAGCTATAAGGTACAACACCGCTCTAGAACTATCAGACACCTAATTGTTGAACCTGCATTGCGCAGCTCTGAATACTCGTGTCGTACTTGTTCATAAAGAAAATGTAGGCAACTAGAGCACACTCCCTGATCATTTCTCTACTCCTAGTCCAGTGCCTTGATTGTCTGCCTACTCCACATTGCAGTAATGGGGTCAAATCTGAGTTCCCATGTAGGCCAGTAATGTAGATCTTGCTTCAATGTCAACACTCGAGGCTTCCCATTTAGGTGGACGGTCCTTACACGGACAAATTCCCCATGCCCTATTTCCTGATCAATTGTAACACCATAAATACAACCATGTGTTGTGACATTTAAGCAGTAATCTAAATCGGTAATTAaggaatagaaaaaaaaaaaacaaacacaaGTCTGTCTTCCTCTGATACTAGAGCTACAAATTCCAGGGTTACTTCCAAAGAGAAAGGAGGTAGGTATACCTTTGTCACGTCAATGAAAGCATCTAAATCAGGCGTGGGTCTCCCATTAATTTCAACTATCCATTGAAGAGCATAAAGACTATATCTGTGTGCAGGACTTCCATGACACCACCTGAAAAAAACATAGCAGTCATGATACATAAGCTGATATTTTCATGCATGCCCTATCAACTGTCTCCAAATTAAAGTATCAGTTGACGCATATCTCAATGTTGTCTCCTAATATTCCTGGAGAAGGCAAAAAAAATGAGTGGACTACAAAGAAACTAGGAAAAATGCAACCACCAGCTATTACTGGCGAGGGCTGAAGGCTGTTTCTAAACATAATTAAATACTTAGCAAGCTAGTCCTAACCCAACCTTACACTCATCATTCATCT
This is a stretch of genomic DNA from Manihot esculenta cultivar AM560-2 chromosome 2, M.esculenta_v8, whole genome shotgun sequence. It encodes these proteins:
- the LOC110608551 gene encoding uncharacterized protein At1g66480 — encoded protein: MTFLEISNKKEFSYSHHTKLKFNYTVVTLFSASLPFYTGHLKSHTHIYIYKCLFCHDIFLLELLIFERSNIEMGNSIGRGRKAKVMKIDGETFKLKTPARACDVVKDYPGHVLLDSEAVKHFGVRAKPLDSEQELKPKKIYFLVELPKFPEEKNTSRNTRRVRSGIYMSAKDRLECLMLSRRSVSDLSIARSLSTQVPDGPSPVRLKMRLPKAQVEKLVEESKDESEVAEKIVDLFLGNSGEINGRDADRREGQWRPELGSIGENLKPREKRVSFSPEGGEIRLGVASH
- the LOC122722485 gene encoding uncharacterized protein LOC122722485 gives rise to the protein MAGIPVCIQCGTTANPCRCKVVGPTLGFLAFAAAAIVEWPVGAFVYLFRHRSGRRIMAHPATVIYPSVTTAIPI
- the LOC122722051 gene encoding uncharacterized protein LOC122722051 — its product is MNPQMLLMALLLFFILFAVPSCAIVTNNLDQALVPQEPDTGIKCESCPCVNPCALLPPPPPPPPKSSYCPPLPPPPPRFIYVTGVPGNFYVTDSYDNWNFYSAATQNAVAKLLLLAGFGALLFVII